Part of the Cloacibacterium caeni genome is shown below.
GATGAAAATTCTTCAAATTTTCAAAAACTTAATGAAACTTAATATATCAATGAAAATCTTAATGTTTAAAAATGAAAAATGGTGAAAATAGGCGATTTGGTTTCGGTGATAGATGATGATTTGAAAGGGAAAATTTCTGCTTTCAAAGGAAATTTGGTGCAAATAGAAGACGAACACGGTTTTCCTTATGACATTGAAAAAAGTAAAGTCGTACTCCACAATCATAATATTTATGACGATATTTCTATCACTGCAAAAAAGGAAACGTCTACCAAAATTTCTAAAAAAAATCAAAATAAACCGCAGTCCATTGATTTACATTTTGAAAAATTGGTCAATAATCCTCAAGATTTTGAATCTTGGGAAAGATTGATGATTCAGCGTGAAAAACTGATTGAAAAATTAGAATATTGCAGAAACAATAACATAAAAAAACTGAACATTATCCACGGAATTGGTGATGGCGTTTTGCAAAATATGGTGCACGAAGTTTTACAAGGTTTCGCAGGAATAGAATACGAAGACCATGATTTTTTCTACCACAGCACAGGAAATGTCTTGGTTACTTTTTTGTAGAATTAGGCAGTAATTTGAAATAACTTACCACAAATTTCCCATCCTTCACTTCGCCGATGACTTCTGCTTTTTTGATTGCATTGCAAAAACCGTCGTCAGCATGAGCGTCTCCATGGTCATTAATTTTAGTACCTTCTACAAAATAGCTTTTCCCATCAATTCTTACGGCTAAATCACAACCTTTTTTGTCTTTCATTTTGAACTGACATTGTCCGCAAGCTGCTTCTACAACTTGCTTCTTTTTCTCTTGAGAGAATCCAAAAGTGAAACTCAAAAGTGCAATAAATAAAACGAGATTTTTCATATTACATTAACTATCTTTCAAAAATAGTTTAAAAATCAATACCTTTGCATTTATTGGTAAAAAACTATGAAAAAACTTTCTTTACTTTTCACCAAAGATGGTTTACAATGGCACATTTCTAAAGGAAAAACAGTGCTAGAAGAAACATTTTATTTCGTGACAGAAGAAACTTCGCCTCATTTAGTAGAAGAAAAACTAGATGATGTGTTAAAATTTGATGACTACAAAGAAATAGAAGTGATTTCTGCGCTCAATCATTTTTCGCTTACTCCAGATAGTTTTACAGAGCACGAATTGGGCTATAAACTGATTTCTTATAACGCTCCTGTAGATGAAGCCAACGAAGAATTGATGCTTTCTGTGAACAAAAAATTTGCGGTGCAATTTTACTACACTTTTCCAAAGCATTTTTACCAAAAAATTAAAGCAAAAAAATTACCTACGAAATTTAATTTCTCTGGCGAAAAATTTTTAAATGCTTTAACTGTTAAAAACCACAAAGAAATTCATATCAATCTATATCATCATCAAGTAGAGTTTTTCGCTTTTGAAAATAAAAAAGTGGCACTTTACAATAACTTAGATGCTGATTCTGAAGTAGATTTCTTGTATTTCATTATGTTTTCTTTGAGCAAAATAAATTTTGGAACCGCAGAAACGCATTTTCATATTTATGGAGAAACTCACGAAAACGAAACCTTTATTTCAGAATTGAGAAAGTTTGTTAAAAATATTAAAGTCCATTTTGACAACGCTCCGAAAAAGAATTTTGTTCTTTCTTAAAAATCATTTATCAAAAATCAACCATGTATAGAATTATCTCTGGCAAATGGAAAGCAAAAAGAATTTCTGCGCCTAAAAATTTCGATGTAAGACCTACCACAGACTTTGCTAAAGAAGCACTTTTCAGTATTTTGGCGAATCGTCACGAAGTAGAATTTTGCTCAGTTTTAGACCTTTTTGCTGGAATTGGCTCTATCAGTTTAGAGTTTGCCTCTAGAGATTGTAAAGACGTTACCGTTGTAGAAATGAATCCTAAACATGCTGCTTTCATTAACTCTACTGCTGCAGAACTAGAAATGGCGCTTCAAATTAATGTACAGCGTGGTGATGTTTTCGAATGGTTAAAGAAAAACAGAACTAAGAAAACATTTGACATTGTTTTTGCAGATCCACCTTTTGAATTAGAAGAAAAAAAATACAATGAACTGATTTCTTTGGTTCTCAATAATAATTTTTTAAAAGAAAACGGAACTTTTGTTTTAGAACATCAATCTAAAATGAAATTAGAGCATCCTCAATTAATCGAAACCAGAAAATACGGAAATGTGAGTTTTAGTTTTTTCAGTTCCGAGATGCGAGTTCCGAGTTCCGAGGTGTAAAATTTCTTAACCCAAAAACTCGAATCTCGTACCTCTACAATACTTTATGGTCCAAACTAATTTTATTTCCAAAGAATTTTTTCGAAATTTTCTCGAAGTTTTTTGTAATATCCGAAAGGTAAAAATCGGTATTTCCTTCTTCATGTTGAGGATTAAGCAGGTCATTTTTGCTCAAAATATCCCTTACATAACTCGCTACAATTTTAGGAGAATCAATTACTCTTACTCTTGTTCCGTAATATTTTTTAATCTCTTCAATCAAAAGCGGATAATGGGTACAACCCAAGATAAGTGTTTCTATATTTTTTAACTTTTTGTCGCTCAAATAGTTATAAATAATCGCGTGTGTAATTGGGTGATTTACAAAACCTTCTTCGATGGCAGGAACCAATAATGGGGTCGCCAATTCATCTACTTGAATATATTTATTCAGTTTTCGGATAGATTTTCTGTACAAACCAGAATTTACCGTTGCTTTAGTCGCAATAACTCCTACATTTTGGTGAATCTCGAAAGCTACTTTTTCTGCAACTGGGTTAATAACATCAAAAACCAAAGCCTGATTTCCCACCAATTCCTTCACCTCTTGCAAAGCATTTGCAGTGGCCGTATTACAAGCAATAACGATGGCTTTACAATTATTTTCTAATAAAAATTGGGTAATTTTTAAAGAAAAACCGATAATCGCTTCTCTAGATTTTTCGCCGTAAGGTAAATGTGCAGTGTCACCGAAATAAATAAAATTTTCGTGCGGCATTAATCGTTTTATTTCTTTGGCTACAGTAAGTCCACCAACACCGGAATCAAAAATCCCTATCGGTTGTGATGATGAAAGATGAGAATAATCTGGTTTCAAAGGCTTGAAATTTTTACAAAAATACTAAAGATTTTAGATTTTAGATTTTAGATTTTAGATTTTTTAAAGAATAAACAGGTCTGAAGCAATTCCATCGGCTAAAAACCAATGTTCTTCTGGAATTTTTAAGTGATTTTCTTCTATCACTAGAATTCCTTCTTCTAATTTTGACTGAATGCTGTTTTTAAAAATTTCTAAAATTTCACCAGAAAATTTTTCGTTGAGTTGTTCTAAATCTACACCCCAAATCGTTCTGAGACCAATCATGAGCATTTCATTGTACTGGTCTTTTTCAGAAAGTTTTTCGGTTTCCTTGGGAAGGATGTTTTCTGCTAAATTCTTAATATAAATGGTGTTATTAGCAATATTCCAACTGCGCTCGTTTCTACCGTTATAAGAATGTGCAGAAGGTCCGATTCCCAGATATTCTTTATATTTCCAATACGCTGAATTGTGCTTCGATTCAAAATCTTTTTTAGCAAAATTAGAAATTTCGTAATGTATAAAACCGTTGTCTTTTAGAAAATCAGACATATAATAAAACTCTTTATTTTGCTCTGTTTCTTTCGGTTCTGCGATTTTATGTTTCTTAATCCAAGCATTCAAAGCAGTTTTAGGCTCGATGGTCAATGCATAAGAAGAAACGTGAGGAACTTGCAATTCTATGGTTTTCTGAAGATTTTTTTTCCAGATTTCAAAATTGGAAGTCGGCGAACCATAAATTAGATCAATACTCAGATTTTTGAAGCCAAAATCTTGCGCTCTTTTGATAGAACTTTCGGCTTCAGAAGCATTGTGAGCACGATTCATGAGCTTTAAATCTTCTTCAAAAAAACTTTGCGTTCCTATAGAAAGTCGATTGATTTCGGTTTTGGCTAAATCTTTCAGAAAATTTTTATCCAAATCATCAGGATTAGCTTCTAGCGTGATTTCAATATTTTTTTCAAAGTCAAAATACTTTAAAACCTCATCTATTAAAGATTTGATCTCGTCCACAGAAAAAATAGATGGAGTTCCGCCACCAAAATACAGCGATGAAAGTGTTTTATTTTCCAGCTCCTCTTTTCTTAGAAAAATTTCTTTTTTTATTGCCGAAATCATTTCGTCTTTCTGCTTCAATGAAGTAGAAAAATGAAAATTGCAATAACTGCATTTCTGCTTGCAAAAAGGAATGTGGAGGTAAATCAATTTTGTTGGGTGTTAGATGTTTGATAGACGATTTACTAATAAATCGTAAGTCTGAAATCGTAATTCTAAAAATTCGTTAACGATATCTAAATCCTCTTTGATTGATGAAATTAGGAATATCATATCCTAAACTGAGCATGAACGAATTTCCGCCGTATTCTTGAATATCAGACAATCCTAAATTATAAGAAGCTCCGAAATGGAGTTTATTAAGTTTAAATTTAATAATAGGTGACATGCTTAACTGTTGGCTTCCCACAGCACTTTTTGCCGTTCTGTAATTGATTCCCGCGGCAAAATAGTCACTCTCACCATACAATTTCATCAAAACATTGATGTCAAACATTCTAGATGAATTGGTATTCAAATTCATCATCACAGAAGGTTCTACCGAAAATCCTTCGGTAATTTCCCAGTCATATCCTGCATTAAGGTAAAATCTGGTTGGCGACGGTTCTATACCATTTACCACTGGTGTATTGTTACTCAATGGAATATCTGCAACAGAAATCCCAGCAAAAGCTCTGCTATAAGTAGCTTGTAATCCTAAGTTAGCATAAGCAATGAAAATACTGTTGTTATTTTCGTAAAGCAAAGGATCATTTGGATCTTGCGCATTTACTTTAGAAACATCAAAGTTCTGATTGTAAAAATTTACTGAAGTTCCGAAAGAAAATTGGTCTTTTCTGCCATCTTCATCACTGAGTGGAACAAAATAAGAAGCACCAATTGCAATTCCGTTTGCAGAAATTGGTCCGTTTTGGTCACGGAAAAAATAAGCGCCTATTCCTACTCTATCAAAAGCATTGGCATGAATTCCCACTGATTGTACATTAGGAGATTCATCAAATTTTGAAAATTGTTTTTGATAGTTAGCAACCAAATTCACATCATCTGTTTTACCAATATGCGCAGGATTAAAGAGAAATTCACTATCAAATAAATACTGCTGATACATAGGAATAGTTTCTTGAGCATAGCTCAATCCTGAAAAAGCAGCAAAAAATGTGAATAATATTTTTTTCATGGTCGTGAATTTCTAAACGTCAAATTTAAGTAAAAAGTATGGAATTGAAAATTTCTTTGTCTTAAACCTGACCGAAAACGATTGGAATTAAGAATTTTGCAAGTAATTTCTCCATTTTTCAACCGCATCTTGCATATCTTTTGGCATCGGTGACTCAAAATACATTTCTTTTTTTGTTGTGGGATGAATGAAGCCTAAAGTATGAGCGTGTAAAGCATGTCTAGGTAAAACTTCGAAGACATTTTTCACAAATTGCTTGTATTTTGGTAAGTTTACCCCACGCAAAATTTGATGACCTTCATATCTTTCATCGTTAAAAAGAGTATGACCAATATGTTTAAAATGCGCTCTAATTTGGTGAGTTCTTCCCGTTTCTAGTTTGCATTCTACCCAAGTCATATATTTGAATCTTTCTAAAACTTTATAATGAGTTACCGCATGTTTTCCTTGGCTTCCATCTTCATAAACTGCCATTTGCATTCGGTTTTTCTGATGTCTTCCGATGTGTCCTCTGATTGTTCCTTCGTCATTTTCTAAATTTCCCCAAACAAAAGCCCAATACAAACGTTTGGTTTTTCGATCAAAAAATTGCTTGGCTAAAAAGCTCAATGCATACTCATTTTTGGCTAAAACGATCAGTCCAGAAGTATCTTTATCAATTCTATGAACCAATCCTACTCTATCTAAATCTGAGGTAAATCCATTTTTCTGAAAATGAAACGCAACTGCATTCACCAATGTTCCTTTCCAATTCCCAAAACCTGGATGCACAACCATTCCCGGCTCTTTGTCTACCACCAGAACATCTTCATCTTCATAGACAATTTTAAATGGAATATCTTCTGGAATGATAACATTTTCACGAGGAGGATGCGTTAATAAAACCGAAATTTCATCTCCCGGCTTTACACGATAATTTTGTTTTACAGGATTACCATTTACGATAACGTTTCCTGCTCTACACGTTTGCGAAATCTTATTTCTAGAAGAATTCTGGCGATAAATCAAAAGAAATTTATCTATTCTTAAAGGTTCTTGTTTTTTATCAACAGTAATATTGAGATGTTCAAACAACCCCGAGTTTTCTTCGTCATTAGAATTTTCGTCTTCTAACAATAAATCTTCTTCTAAAAAATCTTCTTTTTCGCTCATATTATTCAAAAAAACTTTGCCAAAAAATTTTCGGCAAAGTTCTATAAATTATTTTAATTTCTAAAAAACTACTCTACAATTACCTTTTTAGCAGGTTTTTCTTCTGCTGGTTTTGTTTCCGCAGGTTTTGTATTATTTGTATTCGTAGTTGGTTTGGGTTTTTCTACCGGTGGTTTTGGTGTAGTATTTACAGGTTCTTCACTTGGAACTGGGATAAATTCATTGTCAGAAGGTTCTGGCATGGTATTAATATCCGTAGTTTTATAAATGCTATTCAGTTTTTGGATTTTAGACTGCATTTCGGCTGGTGTTTTTTTACTTGCCCACAAATCTATTTGCATTCCTTGATCTCTTACAGAACCACTTGCAGGATCTTGATAGTAAATAATATCAGAATCATTATTTTGTCCGTCTTCATGTTCTACCAATCCTACTTCAAAGTAATTTTGAGCAATAATAGCTTTCGCTTCTGCTACAGTTCTTCCTACCAAATTAGGAATCACTACATTTCTCATCGGTCCAGAACCAATGACTAAATCAAGCGTAGAAAACATAGGAACTTTTTCTCCAGGTTTGATCACTCTGCCATTAAACATCATTCTTATAATAGCATCTTTCTGAATATTAGGCTCATAAATAGTATCTCCTACCTTTAACCCTAATAAATCAAACTTCCTGAAAGCCAAATACTTATATCTATCTAAAACATCTGGAACCGCAACTGGTGCATAAGTTTTAGGATTTACTTTTAAAAGAATGGCTCTACCATCTTTTACTCTAGAACCTGGATGTGGATAGATTTTAAGAACTTGTAATGGTTTAAATTTTGGATCATATTTACCACTATCTACTTCATATTCTAAGCCTTGGTCATCTAAAACCTCTATTGCTTGTTGTACCTTCATATTGACAACATTCGGAACCTGAATTTCTTCACCGTGATTGGTGTGAAACTCTAGCCATCGAAAGGTAAGCCAAACTACTCCTACAAAAATTACAAGTGCTACTATTAAGTTTACAAAAACTTTCCAGTGGAAAAAAGATCGAAGCATAAATTTTTTATTTATTCGAAATATAAACGCAAATATAAATATAAAATTATGAAATATTTAAGTTGAAAAATAATTACATTTGCGTTTATTAGTTTTTTAAAAAGTATGAGCAAGAAAAATGTAGCCGTAGTAATGGGTGGCTTCTCTGATGAATACAAGGTTTCTCTGAAAAGTGGCCAATTGATTTATGATTCTCTAGACAGAGATTTATATAATGTTTATAAAGTAGTAGTTCTAAAAGAAGAATGGTACTTTTTAAACGAAAATGAAGAAAAACTTCCCATTAACAAAGGAGATTTTTCGGTAACGCTTTCAGACGGAGCAATTTTAAAATTTGACGTTTGTTTCAACATTATTCATGGTGCTCCTGGAGAAAATGGTGAATTACAAGGCTATTGGAACGCTATTGGTCAAAAATATACAGGCTGTGATTTCTACAAAAGCGCTCTTACTTTCAACAAAAAAGATACTCTTGCCGTTTTAGCAAAATACGGAATTCCTTCTGCAAAAAGTTTTTACCTGAGAAAAGGAGAAAATATCAATGAAGATAAAATTGTAGAAGAATTAGGACTTCCTTTATTTGTAAAACCCAATCAAAGTGGCTCTTCGCTCGGGATTTCTAAAGTTAAAGCCAAATCTGAATTGGCAGCAGCGATAGAATTTGCCTTCAAAGAAGATGATGAAATTTTAATAGAATCTTTCTTAAATGGAATGGAGGTTTCTGTAGGTGTAATCGATTACAAAGGAGAAACCATTGTTCTTGGAATTACAGAAATTGTTCCACACAAAGAATTTTTCGATTACGAAGCGAAATATGAAGGTGCTTCCGAAGAAATTACACCAGCTAGATTAGACGATGAAACCAGATACAAAGTAGAAAAAATCGCAAAACATGCCTATGAATCTTTGGGAATGAGCGGTTTTTCTAGAAGTGAATACATCATTATGGATGGAACGCCTTACATGCTAGAAATGAATACCAATCCTGGATTTTCACCGGCTTCTATTTTACCTCAACAAGCAAAAATTTACGGAATTTCTATCAAAGACCTTTGTGGAAACGAAGTAGAAAAAGCACTTAAAAAGTAAATTGCAATCTGCTGTCGGCATTTGGCTTTCAGCAAAAAATTATAAAAAACAATAGCAGAAGGCAGATTGCTGACTGCAGAAAGCTTAAAAAAATGAAAATCGCTGTATTTCCAGGATCTTTTGACCCGATTACTTTAGGACATCTTGACATTATTGAAAGAGCTGTTCCTCTGTTTGATAAACTCATCATCGCTATCGGACAGAATTCTCAGAAAAAATATATGTTTCCGCTAGAAAAACGCATGGAATTTATTCAAAAATCTGTAGCGCATTTCCCCAATGTAGAAGTAGATTATTTTGAAGGATTAACCATCGATTATTGCATCAAAAAAGAAGCTCAATTTATTCTGAGAGGTCTCAGAAATCCTGCCGATTTTGAATTTGAAAAAGCAATTGCTCATACTAACAGAACTTTGGCGAGAAGAAAATTAGAAACCGTTTTCTTACTTACCTCTTCTGGAAAATCATTTATCAGCAGCAGTATTGTAAGAGAAATTATTTCTAACAACGGAGAATATCAATTATTTGTTCCTGATGCAGTGAGAGTTTAGAATTTTTTAATTTTCACTCGATTTTTTTTTAAACTTTTTCTACCCATGCTTCCAGATTTTACCTTTTTAATAGAAGTCCTTGGTACGATATCTTTTGCGATGTCGGGAAGTTTTGCGGCTATGCAAAAGCGTTTCGATCCTTTTGGCGTTCTCATCATTGCATTTGTAACTTCTGTAGGTGGCGGAACAGTAAGAGATTTATTACTAGATGTCCCTGTTTTTTGGATGCACGATTTATTAGCCGTGAGTTTGATTTTTTTCACTGCTATTTTTACGATGATATTCAAATTAATTGAGAAAAAATTTCAGGTAACGCTTTTTATTTTTGATAGTCTTGGATTGGGACTTTTTACAATTATTGGGGTTCAAAAAGGATTAAATGCCGACTTACATCCCGTTATTGGAGTAGTTTTAGGCACAATTACCGGTTGTTTTGGAGGAATTATCCGAGATATTTTACTGAACAGAATTCCTTTGATTTTCAGAAAAGAAATTTATGCGACTGCAGCAATTGCAGGTGGAATAGTCTACATCCTTCTGAAAAATTTCAGTGGTTTGTCTGAAGAAATTAATCAAATCTTAACCATTCTTCTTATTGTAAGCATTAGAACTCTTGCGGTAAAATACCATTGGCAAATGCCAAAATTCTACGGAAATTTCAATGATGCAGAAATGTAAACAAAAGAACCAATTAAAAAGTTATAAGAAACAAAGAAAATTTGTCATGAGTTGTCCTAAAAAAGGTTGACTCGTTAATAATTCAAATATAGTTAAATCGTAACAGAATTAATTCTGTTACGATTTATTTTTTTCCATTGTTTTAATTGTATTGTTTTTTGTTGATGCGCTTGGTTTGGAGTTATCATATTAATTGACATATGTATTCTAAAATTGTTGTATAAAGTTATGGCTTGTGTAACTTGTTTGTTTAAATTTTGATAGTTTTCAAATATTTCATGTAAACCAAATTCTTCTTTTAAAATTCCATTTACTCTTTCTGCTACTGCATTTTCATACGGGTCGTATTCTTGCGTCATACTAATTAAAATATTGTTTTTCTTTAACAATTCGGTATATTCTTTACTGCAATATTGTAAACCTCTATCAGAATGGTGAATGAGTTGATTTTTTGTTTCCCTGTTAATCAAAGCCATTTCTAAAGCTTTTACTGTAGTTGAACTCATTAAATTATCTGACAGTTGATAACCAACGATTTTCTTGGAACAAGCATCAGTGAGTAAATGCAAATAGTATGTTTTCTCTTTTGTTCGTAAATAAGTTATATCAGCAACCCAAACTTGATCAGGCCTGTTAAGTACTAAATTGCTAATTAAATTTGGATAGCGTTTCATCCAATGTCTTGAGTTTGTTGTTTTGTAATATCTTCGAGCTTTAGGTACTTGTAAATATTCGGCTTTTAAAAAATCTAAAAAATGATCCCGACCAATTGATATATGATGTTTTATAAATTCATCTTGTAACATTACATAAAGTTTCTTGCCACCTGTTCGGGGTAATTGCTTACGAATAGTAACTACTAAACTTCGTAATAATTCTGAGTTGTATTTAGGCGTTTTTACCTTTGACTTTCGCTTGTAAAATGCTTGTTTTGTGTATCCAAACAGTTCGCATAACTCATAAATAGTCAATGAACTATTTACATTTATTTCTTCGACTGCTTGGAACCAGACTTTTTTACAATATCAATTTTAAGCTCACGTTCAGCTATTTCAATAAATCGTTTGAATACTTTTAATTCTTCTTCTTTTTTTGCTAATTGAGCCTCTAGCTCTTTTATACGCTGTTGTTGAGGATCTTTCATAGGACGACCAATAGTTAATTTATCTTCATAGGTAAATTTACCATATTTTTTTAACCATCTTGGTAGACAACTATTGCCTAAAATATTGTAACGTCTTCGAAGTTCTGCTTTAGTAAATAAACCCCTCTCAAATTCACTTACAACTTGACGTTTAAATGCTTCGCTATAAATTTGTGGGGCAATTGGAATTTTTGAAATTTTCTTTTTTGTTGACATATTATCTAATTTTTAGTCAACTTTTTTCAGGACAAGACATCAAATAAAAAAACTCCTGAAAATTTTCAGGAGTTTTGCTTTTTCTCTTTATAATTTTTTAGAAGAATTTTCCTCTGTGTCTCATTTGTGGATTATGCATATGTTTCTGCATAGAAGGCATTTTCAATTGGTCTTTCATCATTTTTATTTGATCCGCCATCATTCCTTGATCGTCTAATCTTTTAGCTTCTTCTAATAATTTTTGAGCTTCTGCTTTTCTTCCTTTAGAAAGTGCTGCTGCAGCTATATTTAACGTAGCCATTGCTCTATCGTGCTTCATATTTAAACCATATTCTAAAGCTTTTTTCATCAATGGTTCTACTTTTGCGGGATGTTCTTGCGCTAGAGTTAGACCTTGTAAATAATGGAAATAACCATATTGAGATTTGTGTAACTGAGATTGGTAGTTTTTAATGTAAGTTAACCAATGTGCAGCTTTTACAAAATTCTGTTTTCTCATTTGCCAAAAAGCCAATAAGATGTATTCATTTTTGAAAAATAATAAAATAGGACTCAGCGAAAAGAATACGACTACAATTCCCCATCCTATTTGACGGTTCATCATCAGGTAAACTCCCGCAGCAATCATTAAGCCAGCAATTAAAAATTTTATGTACTTATTCATCTCTTAAAATTAGGTGTGCAAATATAAAAATTAGATGTTAGATTTCAGACATTAAACGCTAGTCTTTTTTGTAAAAGTTTGAAAACAAAAATCATATTGATTCTTTTCGTCTTTTTCATGGCAAGTTTCTTGGGTTTTCTGCCAAATTTTCTCGTCTATTTTTGGAAAATAAGTATCCGCATTTAGCGTAGCATCTACCAAAGTAATCTCTAATTGGTCTGCCAAATCTATCGTTTGTTCATAAATAGTACCTCCACCAATCACAAAAACATTTTCGTCTATTTTTTTGGCAAATTTCAATGCTTCTTTAATACTTCCTACGATAAGAATCCCTTCTTCGAACCAATCATTTTTTCTACTAATCACAATATTTGTACGATTAGGAAGCGGTTTACCAATACTTTCGTATGTTTTTCTGCCCATAATAATTGGGTGACCACTCGTAAGTTCTTTAAAATGTTTTAAATCTTTAGGTAAATGCCAAAGCAACTGGTTATCAACACCAATTTCTCTGTTTTTTCCCATTGCTACTACTATTGTAATCATTTCAAGGTATATTTTACAAAATTAGCATAATATTTGTATATTTGGTTTACTGAATCACTTAATACACAATTAAAAAAAATTAAACTATGAACAACAAAGGATGTTTTGGCATTGGAACAATAGGTTTGGTGCTGATTGGCGTAATTGCATTGGTAATATTTTGGGGAATTGGCATTAGAAATGGTTTTGTAGGAAGCGAACAAAACGTAAACGAAAAATGGGCCAATGTAGAAACCGTTTACCAAAAAAGAGCAAACCTTATCCCTAATTTAGAAAGAACCGTAAAATCTTATGCTAAATTCGAGCAAGAAACTTTAACCAAAGTAATCGAAGCACGTTCTAAAGCAACTCAAGTTACGATAGACCCAACTAATATGACTGAAGCAGATTTGGCAAAATTCCAAGCTGCACAAGGTGAATTATCTGGTGCTTTGAGCAGATTAATGGCAGTGGTAGAACAATATCCTAATCTAAAAGCTGACCAACAATTTATCGATTTCCAAAGAGAATATACTGCGATTGAAAACAGCATAAGAGCAGAAACCGTAAACTATAACGCTGCGGTGAAAGAATACAATACTTCTATTAAAGTTTTCCCGAATAATATCATCGCAAATTTCTCTAATTTCAAAGAAAAACCTTTATTTAAAGCAGATGCAGGTGCTGAAAAAGCTCCTGAAGTTTTCACTGAATAATGAGTAATTTTTTAAACAATATTCAAATGGCTTCCCTAGTGGAAGCCATTCAACAAGCGGAAGACCATTCTACCGGAGAAATTCGTGTGCATATAGACCAAAACTCAGATGACAATAATGCCAAAATTGCTTTTGACGTTTTTAAATCTCTGGGAATGGACAAAACCAAAGAAAGAAATGCCGTACTTTTTCATGTGAATTTTGAACAAAAATACTTAACCATTATTGGCGATAAAGGCATTCATGAAAAAGTGCATCAAAAATTTTGGAATGATTTGCATGACAAAATAACCTCAGCTTTCTCTCAAGGTCAATATTTCGAAGGTTTGCGAGATGCTATTTTAGAAACCGGATTAGAATTAAAAAAATTCTTCCCCATTGACGGAGAAAATCACAATGAATTACCTAATGAAATTACCTTCTCTTAAAAATTTCTTCGTTTTAGTTTTACTGAGCTGTTGTAGTTTTATTTCAGCACAATATAACGTTCCAGAACCTCCCAGTAAAATTTATCCTGTTTATGACGAAGTAGGCTTACTGAATGCTACGGAAACAGAAGAAATTAATCAAAAACTCATCAAATTTGCAGATTCTTCTTCTACAGAAATTTTGGTAGTCATTATTCCTACCACCAATGGAGAAG
Proteins encoded:
- a CDS encoding Smr/MutS family protein, with protein sequence MVKIGDLVSVIDDDLKGKISAFKGNLVQIEDEHGFPYDIEKSKVVLHNHNIYDDISITAKKETSTKISKKNQNKPQSIDLHFEKLVNNPQDFESWERLMIQREKLIEKLEYCRNNNIKKLNIIHGIGDGVLQNMVHEVLQGFAGIEYEDHDFFYHSTGNVLVTFL
- a CDS encoding DUF6370 family protein is translated as MKNLVLFIALLSFTFGFSQEKKKQVVEAACGQCQFKMKDKKGCDLAVRIDGKSYFVEGTKINDHGDAHADDGFCNAIKKAEVIGEVKDGKFVVSYFKLLPNSTKK
- a CDS encoding DUF3822 family protein, translated to MKKLSLLFTKDGLQWHISKGKTVLEETFYFVTEETSPHLVEEKLDDVLKFDDYKEIEVISALNHFSLTPDSFTEHELGYKLISYNAPVDEANEELMLSVNKKFAVQFYYTFPKHFYQKIKAKKLPTKFNFSGEKFLNALTVKNHKEIHINLYHHQVEFFAFENKKVALYNNLDADSEVDFLYFIMFSLSKINFGTAETHFHIYGETHENETFISELRKFVKNIKVHFDNAPKKNFVLS
- the rsmD gene encoding 16S rRNA (guanine(966)-N(2))-methyltransferase RsmD is translated as MYQKSTMYRIISGKWKAKRISAPKNFDVRPTTDFAKEALFSILANRHEVEFCSVLDLFAGIGSISLEFASRDCKDVTVVEMNPKHAAFINSTAAELEMALQINVQRGDVFEWLKKNRTKKTFDIVFADPPFELEEKKYNELISLVLNNNFLKENGTFVLEHQSKMKLEHPQLIETRKYGNVSFSFFSSEMRVPSSEV
- the murI gene encoding glutamate racemase gives rise to the protein MKPDYSHLSSSQPIGIFDSGVGGLTVAKEIKRLMPHENFIYFGDTAHLPYGEKSREAIIGFSLKITQFLLENNCKAIVIACNTATANALQEVKELVGNQALVFDVINPVAEKVAFEIHQNVGVIATKATVNSGLYRKSIRKLNKYIQVDELATPLLVPAIEEGFVNHPITHAIIYNYLSDKKLKNIETLILGCTHYPLLIEEIKKYYGTRVRVIDSPKIVASYVRDILSKNDLLNPQHEEGNTDFYLSDITKNFEKISKKFFGNKISLDHKVL
- the hemW gene encoding radical SAM family heme chaperone HemW, with protein sequence MIYLHIPFCKQKCSYCNFHFSTSLKQKDEMISAIKKEIFLRKEELENKTLSSLYFGGGTPSIFSVDEIKSLIDEVLKYFDFEKNIEITLEANPDDLDKNFLKDLAKTEINRLSIGTQSFFEEDLKLMNRAHNASEAESSIKRAQDFGFKNLSIDLIYGSPTSNFEIWKKNLQKTIELQVPHVSSYALTIEPKTALNAWIKKHKIAEPKETEQNKEFYYMSDFLKDNGFIHYEISNFAKKDFESKHNSAYWKYKEYLGIGPSAHSYNGRNERSWNIANNTIYIKNLAENILPKETEKLSEKDQYNEMLMIGLRTIWGVDLEQLNEKFSGEILEIFKNSIQSKLEEGILVIEENHLKIPEEHWFLADGIASDLFIL
- a CDS encoding PorP/SprF family type IX secretion system membrane protein, which codes for MKKILFTFFAAFSGLSYAQETIPMYQQYLFDSEFLFNPAHIGKTDDVNLVANYQKQFSKFDESPNVQSVGIHANAFDRVGIGAYFFRDQNGPISANGIAIGASYFVPLSDEDGRKDQFSFGTSVNFYNQNFDVSKVNAQDPNDPLLYENNNSIFIAYANLGLQATYSRAFAGISVADIPLSNNTPVVNGIEPSPTRFYLNAGYDWEITEGFSVEPSVMMNLNTNSSRMFDINVLMKLYGESDYFAAGINYRTAKSAVGSQQLSMSPIIKFKLNKLHFGASYNLGLSDIQEYGGNSFMLSLGYDIPNFINQRGFRYR